A DNA window from Caretta caretta isolate rCarCar2 chromosome 7, rCarCar1.hap1, whole genome shotgun sequence contains the following coding sequences:
- the CYP26A1 gene encoding cytochrome P450 26A1 — translation MGFSTLLASTLCTFLLPLLLFLAAVKLWALYCVSGREPGCSLPLPPGTMGLPFFGETLQLVLQRRKFLQMKRRKYGFIYKTHLFGRPTVRVMGAENVRHILLGEHRLVSVQWPASVRTILGSGCLSNLHDGQHKHRKKVIMKAFSREALQHYVPGLQEEVSACLARWLRSGGSCLLVYPEVKRLMFRIAMRILLGFEPRHADQDSERQLVEAFEEMIRNLFSLPIDVPFSGLYRGLRARNFIHAKIEENIRAKMARTQPAGGCKDALQLLMEHTQENGEPLNLQELKESATELLFGGHETTASAATSLITFLGLHRAVLQKVRKELQMKGLLCSMNQDKQLDIEVLEQLKYTSCVIKETLRLSPPVPGGFRVALKTFELNGYQIPKGWNIIYSICDTHDVADLFTNKDEFDPDRFMSPSPEDSSRFSFIPFGGGLRSCVGKEFAKILLKIFTVELARNCDWQLLNGPPTMKTGPIVYPVDNLPTKFIGFNGQI, via the exons ATGGGCTTCTCCACCTTGCTGGCCAGCACGCTGTGCaccttcctgctgcccctgctgctcttcctggcTGCGGTGAAGCTGTGGGCTCTGTACTGCGTGAGCGGCCGGGAGCCCGGCTGCAGCCTGCCGCTGCCCCCGGGCACCATGGGGCTCCCTTTCTTCGGGGAGACGCTGCAACTGGTGCTGCAG CGGCGGAAGTTTCTCCAGATGAAGCGTCGGAAATACGGATTTATCTACAAGACCCACCTCTTCGGGCGCCCCACCGTGCGGGTGATGGGGGCCGAGAACGTGCGGCACATCCTGCTCGGGGAGCATCGGCTGGTGTCGGTGCAGTGGCCGGCCTCGGTGCGCACCATCCTGGGGTCGGGCTGCCTCTCCAACCTGCACGACGGGCAGCACAAGCACCGCAAAAAG gTGATCATGAAGGCTTTCTCCCGGGAGGCCCTGCAGCACTACGTCCCTGGCCTCCAGGAGGAGGTGAGCGCCTGCCTGGCGCGCTGGCTGCGCAGCGGCGGCTCCTGCCTTCTGGTTTACCCCGAAGTGAAGCGCCTCATGTTCCGCATCGCCATGAGGATCCTGCTGGGCTTCGAGCCGCGTCACGCCGACCAGGACAGCGAGCGGCAGCTGGTGGAGGCCTTCGAGGAGATGATCCGCAACCTCTTCTCCCTGCCCATCGATGTGCCCTTCAGCGGGCTCTACCGG GGCCTGCGGGCGCGGAACTTCATCCACGCCAAGATCGAGGAGAACATCCGGGCGAAGATGGCCCGTACGCAGCCCGCGGGCGGCTGTAAGGACGCGCTGCAGCTGCTGATGGAGCACACGCAGGAGAACGGGGAGCCGCTGAACTTGCAG GAGCTAAAAGAATCGGCAACAGAACTTCTGTTTGGAGGGCATGAAACCACAGCCAGTGCGGCCACCTCTCTAATCACCTTCTTAGGGCTCCACCGGGCTGTTCTGCAAAAAGTGAGAAAGGAGCTACAAATGAAG GGTTTACTGTGCAGCATGAACCAAGACAAACAACTGGATATAGAAGTCTTGGAACAGCTGAAGTACACAAGCTGTGTCATCAAAGAGACCCTCAGGCTGAGTCCACCAGTTCCTGGAGGATTTCGAGTTGCACTCAAGACTTTTGAGTTAAAT ggttaCCAGATTCCTAAAGGCTGGAACATTATCTACAGTATCTGTGATACACATGATGTTGCAGACCTTTTCACCAAcaaggatgaatttgaccctGATCGCTTCATGTCTCCCTCTCCAGAAGATTCCTCCAGGTTCAGTTTCATCCCTTTTGGAGGAGGCTTGAGAAGCTGTGTGGGCAAAGAGTTTGCAAAAATCCTTCTCAAAATATTTACTGTGGAGTTGGCTCGGAATTGTGACTGGCAGCTGTTAAATGGACCCCCTACAATGAAAACTGGCCCCATAGTCTATCCAGTGGACAACCTGCCTACCAAATTCATAGGTTTCAATGGCCAAATCTGA